From one Leptospiraceae bacterium genomic stretch:
- a CDS encoding sensor histidine kinase produces the protein MKNIFLQLLLFLFSLFFIDCKKDFTVYKAQNGILDLRNWNQDQESVISLDGTWEFYWNGFYQQSDLEKLKPELINLPSIWNDKIIDEKKISGSGFATFRLKILLPEKQIPTLAIRVKPLTSCRVFINETELNCIGSAGKDVESSIPDTRPSFAAFVPQKNTLDVIVQVSNFHHRKGGFLYSIYFGTESGLLKYIESIRSRDNFILGFLFFVILYHIGLYFIRRRESLSIYFTLLVLCIFLRTASTGEKLLVDFVNIGYPIYVAIEYLTFFLVLPLALQFINLMFSLRIPKWILTIIFGIGIFFSIVTVFTETIFYSNLINIYLPIFILELISAYLLVAFAVRKKKENASIILIGFTIMLICTINDILNTTEVIHTSYLAHYGLISVVSSQSLFLLLRFVKAFRENEALSADLKKINEELETRIIERTKEIMEEKIIAVKANELKDKFISLLSHDLRSPIGNAKMLIESSIEADNESEKDLSRSYLDLAVNSINNALEMTKKILQFSQTNSGNIELNIQACYPARVVDKIFNIMLSRIREKKIQLLNFVSEEEKIETDEALLQEIILNLVSNSIKFSRPGDFISVRTEVKGDKYLLFVKDTGIGIPNDVRINLFSHSIKTSSIGTGGEIGTGLGLPLCRDIVKMLKGEIHLNDNVTDGTEFIIRLPLFFTSK, from the coding sequence ATGAAAAACATTTTCCTTCAACTCTTACTCTTTTTATTCTCCTTATTCTTTATTGATTGTAAAAAGGATTTCACAGTTTATAAAGCTCAAAATGGAATACTTGATCTACGCAATTGGAATCAAGACCAAGAATCAGTTATCAGTCTTGATGGAACCTGGGAGTTTTATTGGAATGGATTTTATCAACAATCCGATCTGGAAAAACTGAAACCGGAACTTATCAATCTTCCTTCTATTTGGAATGATAAAATTATCGATGAGAAAAAGATTTCCGGCTCTGGATTTGCAACGTTTAGACTAAAAATTCTCCTTCCTGAAAAACAAATACCTACTCTCGCGATTCGAGTTAAACCACTTACCAGTTGCAGAGTTTTTATCAATGAAACCGAGCTTAATTGCATTGGAAGTGCAGGAAAAGATGTTGAATCTTCCATACCAGACACTCGTCCTTCTTTTGCTGCTTTCGTTCCTCAAAAAAATACGTTAGATGTCATAGTCCAAGTTTCGAATTTCCACCACAGAAAAGGTGGATTTTTATATAGCATTTATTTTGGAACAGAGTCAGGATTGTTAAAATACATTGAAAGCATTCGCAGTAGAGACAACTTCATTTTAGGTTTTCTTTTTTTTGTAATTCTATATCACATAGGTCTTTATTTCATTCGAAGACGGGAAAGTCTCTCCATTTATTTTACTCTATTAGTTCTGTGCATTTTCTTGCGAACAGCGAGCACTGGCGAAAAATTATTAGTAGACTTTGTAAACATAGGATACCCTATCTATGTGGCTATTGAGTATTTAACGTTCTTTCTAGTTTTACCTTTAGCCCTTCAATTTATAAATTTAATGTTCTCTCTACGTATTCCTAAGTGGATATTAACCATTATCTTCGGAATAGGCATATTTTTTTCTATTGTTACGGTATTCACTGAAACTATATTTTATTCTAACCTGATTAATATTTATTTGCCTATATTCATTTTAGAATTAATATCCGCATACTTACTCGTGGCTTTTGCAGTGCGAAAGAAGAAGGAAAATGCTTCCATCATACTAATTGGTTTTACGATTATGCTTATTTGCACAATCAATGATATTCTAAATACGACAGAAGTTATTCATACAAGCTATCTTGCTCACTACGGACTAATATCCGTTGTATCAAGTCAGTCTTTATTTTTATTATTAAGATTTGTGAAAGCATTTAGAGAAAACGAGGCATTGAGTGCTGACTTAAAAAAAATAAACGAAGAGCTAGAAACACGAATCATAGAAAGAACAAAAGAAATCATGGAAGAGAAAATCATTGCTGTGAAAGCAAATGAATTAAAGGACAAATTTATTTCTCTGTTATCTCATGATCTTAGGTCTCCGATTGGCAATGCAAAAATGCTCATTGAAAGTTCAATCGAAGCAGACAACGAATCAGAAAAAGATCTATCCAGAAGCTACTTAGACTTAGCCGTAAATTCAATTAACAATGCACTTGAAATGACAAAGAAAATTTTGCAATTTAGTCAAACCAATTCTGGAAATATAGAACTCAACATCCAAGCCTGTTATCCTGCGCGAGTAGTAGATAAAATTTTCAATATAATGTTAAGCAGAATACGAGAGAAGAAAATCCAATTACTAAATTTTGTTTCAGAAGAGGAAAAAATAGAAACAGACGAAGCATTGCTCCAAGAAATAATATTAAATTTAGTTTCAAACTCTATTAAGTTTTCGCGCCCTGGAGACTTTATTTCCGTTCGAACAGAAGTAAAAGGAGACAAATACCTATTATTCGTAAAAGACACTGGAATTGGAATTCCAAATGATGTTAGGATAAATCTTTTTTCGCACTCAATCAAAACAAGCTCAATAGGAACAGGGGGAGAAATTGGAACAGGGCTAGGGCTTCCTCTTTGCAGAGACATTGTAAAAATGCTAAAGGGAGAAATTCATCTCAACGACAATGTCACTGATGGAACAGAGTTTATTATACGTTTGCCGCTATTTTTTACTTCGAAATAG